A window from Telopea speciosissima isolate NSW1024214 ecotype Mountain lineage chromosome 8, Tspe_v1, whole genome shotgun sequence encodes these proteins:
- the LOC122671793 gene encoding cyclin-D1-1-like, which produces MRINFHRRSIIMSVISSLSFSDCSSDLLCGEDAGILVGDWPEFFSPDLQLPANIEESIMGLVEEEQDYMPGLDYPTRFRSQELDASAREESMAWILKVHAFYRFQPLTAYLSVNYLDRFLSSRHFPQAKGRGWPLQLLSVACLSLAAKMEEALVPSLLDLQVEGAKFIFEAKTIRRMELLVLSALDWRLRSITPFDFLTFFAYKVDPTSTFIAPLVSRATNTILITIREIKFLDYWPSSLAAASILCAAHEIPNLSVVVANPVTAGSWCDGLNKDMVMSCYRLMQQVVIEHTEQRKIPRVLPKLRVTTLARIRSGNSASSSTSSPSSKRRKLNTCSWVKDDKNNNPHNSD; this is translated from the exons ATGAGGATTAATTTTCATAGACGATCGATTATCATGTCTGTGATCTCTTCATTATCTTTCTCCGATTGCTCCTCCGACCTTCTCTGCGGTGAAGACGCCGGTATATTAGTCGGAGACTGGCCGGAATTCTTCTCTCCAGATCTCCAACTTCCGGCGAACATCGAGGAGTCGATCATGGGGTTGGTAGAGGAAGAACAAGATTACATGCCTGGATTGGACTATCCAACTAGGTTTCGATCTCAAGAACTCGACGCTTCCGCTCGAGAAGAATCCATGGCATGGATTCTCAAG GTGCATGCGTTCTATCGTTTCCAGCCTTTAACGGCTTATCTCTCCGTCAATTACTTGGATCGTTTCCTCTCCTCCCGTCATTTTCCG CAAGCAAAAGGACGAGGGTGGCCATTACAACTGTTATCTGTTGCATGTTTGTCATTGGCTGCTAAAATGGAGGAAGCCCTTGTACCTTCACTTCTGGATCTCCAG GTCGAAGGTGCCAAATTCATATTTGAGGCCAAGACAATCCGTAGAATGGAGCTTCTAGTCCTGTCTGCTTTGGATTGGAGACTCCGCTCCATAACACCTTTCGACTTTCTCACTTTCTTCGCCTACAAAGTCGACCCAACTTCTACTTTTATAGCTCCCCTCGTCTCACGCGCCACCAATACTATTCTCATCACTATCAGAG AGATAAAGTTTCTAGACTACTGGCCATCATCGTTGGCTGCTGCATCGATACTGTGTGCGGCTCATGAGATACCAAATCTGTCGGTTGTTGTTGCTAATCCAGTAACTGCTGGATCCTGGTGCGACGGACTCAACAAA GACATGGTAATGAGTTGCTACCGACTAATGCAACAAGTAGTTATCGAACACACTGAGCAGAGAAAGATTCCAAGAGTTCTACCAAAGCTAAGAGTCACGACTCTGGCAAGGATCAGGTCAGGAAACTCAGCTTCCTCATCAACTTCATCTCCATCCAGCAAAAGGAGAAAGCTAAACACTTGCTCTTGGGTAAAAGATGACAAGAACAACAATCCTCACAATTCTGACTGA